A region of Argentina anserina chromosome 5, drPotAnse1.1, whole genome shotgun sequence DNA encodes the following proteins:
- the LOC126795999 gene encoding uncharacterized protein LOC126795999, with product MDIGEDSSRSCSLRAATLRNMSSSSSAFFSANQSPFFSPRSPSCQALSESTRSEARCDSIGLSTDPFSSSSGVPDVESLTNVRYALASMSPAPVASVSGNYQKFDRASSSTDISNSILFNHNHVQGHDYSGLGERQKRHNRSYGPSYTPGPFSVTSNRLRSCDVFIGLHGRKRSLLKFVNWLRVELEVQGMSCFVSDRSLCRNSRKRAIVERAMDVSSYGIVILTKKSFRNPYTIEELRYFSSQKNLVPIFFDLSPGDCLVRDIVERRGELWEKNGGELWVLYGGLEKEWKEAVHSLSRVDEWKLEAQDGNWRDCILRAVTLLAIRLGRRSVVDRLTKWREQVEKDEFPFPRNENFVGRKKELSELEFILFGDLTGDAERDYFELKARPRRKNLTIGWGKSSSYDERRRERKLEINSRKGKEPVAWKESENEIEIQGTELPQRQHQSKHRGGGRNGRRRRSTKIVYGKGIACVSGDSGIGKTELLLEFAYRYHQRYKMVLWIGGESRYIRQNYLNLWSFLEVDVGVENCTDTSRIKSFEEQEEAAISRVRRQLMRNIPFLVVIDNLESEKDWWDHKLVMDLLPRFGGETHIIISTRLPSLMNLEPLKLPYLSGAEAMTLMKGSEREYTNAEEDDLRTIEEKLGRSTLGLAIVGSILSELPITPCKLLETTSRMPLKDWSWSGRETQFLRRNTFLLQLFEVCFSIFDHADGPRSLATRIVQASSWFAPTSIPVTLLAPAAHKIPEKHQATWLWRRLVHSLTCGFTSSYTKRSEAEATSMLLRFSIARSSTKPDHIHIHELVRLYAHKRGVTGVSQAMVQSVISRGSITQHSEHLWAACFLIFGFSHDLKVVEIKVPDLLYLVKEVVLPLAIRTFITFSRCKAALELLRLCTNALEEAGEALQAPVEKWLVKSLCWRPIQTTAQLNPYLWHEVALSRATLLETRAKLMLRGGQFDISDDLIRKAIFIRSSISGDDHPDTIAASETLTKITRLLANVQIHTSS from the coding sequence CAAGATCACCATCATGTCAAGCACTGTCTGAATCCACAAGATCTGAGGCTCGATGTGACAGCATTGGTTTAAGTACAGATCCCTTTAGCTCCAGCTCTGGAGTTCCAGATGTTGAATCTCTAACAAATGTCAGATATGCATTGGCAAGCATGTCACCAGCACCAGTTGCTTCTGTTTCAGGCAATTATCAAAAGTTTGACCGCGCATCTTCCTCAACTGACATTTCTAATAGCATCCTATTTAATCACAACCATGTTCAGGGCCATGATTATTCCGGTCTTGGAGAAAGGCAGAAAAGGCATAACAGAAGCTATGGACCCTCATATACACCAGGTCCGTTTTCAGTGACCTCTAACAGACTGAGGAGCTGTGATGTCTTCATAGGTTTGCATGGCCGTAAACGTTCATTGCTTAAATTTGTTAATTGGCTTCGAGTTGAATTGGAAGTTCAAGGGATGAGTTGCTTTGTATCTGACAGATCTCTATGTAGGAACTCTCGCAAGCGTGCAATTGTTGAGAGGGCCATGGATGTTTCTTCTTATGGCATTGTTATCCTTACAAAGAAGTCATTCAGAAATCCATACACCATTGAGGAACTGAGATATTTTTCTAGCCAGAAGAACTTGGTCCCCATATTCTTTGACTTGAGTCCTGGTGATTGCCTTGTGAGGGATATAGttgagaggagaggagagctATGGGAGAAAAATGGGGGAGAGTTATGGGTTTTGTATGGAGGGCTTGAAAAGGAGTGGAAAGAAGCCGTTCATAGCCTCTCTCGGGTTGACGAGTGGAAATTAGAAGCTCAGGATGGTAATTGGAGAGATTGTATATTAAGGGCTGTGACATTGTTAGCAATTAGATTAGGGCGGAGGAGTGTGGTAGATAGGTTGACCAAGTGGAGAGAGCAGGTGGAGAAAGATGAGTTCCCCTTCCCTCGAAATGAGAATTTTGTTGGTAGGAAGAAGGAGCTGTCAGAGCTGGAATTCATTCTTTTTGGTGATCTCACAGGAGATGCAGAAAGAGATTATTTCGAGCTCAAGGCTAGACCTAGGCGAAAAAACTTGACAATTGGGTGGGGTAAGAGCAGTTCATATGATGAGAGGCGGAGGGAAAGGAAATTGGAAATTAATAgcagaaaaggaaaagaaccGGTTGCATGGAAGGAGTCAGAAAACGAAATTGAGATACAAGGCACCGAGCTTCCTCAAAGACAACACCAATCAAAGCACAGAGGTGGTGGAAGAAAtggtagaagaagaagatcaacGAAGATTGTGTACGGGAAGGGGATTGCTTGTGTGTCTGGTGACTCCGGAATTGGCAAGACAGAGCTTCTTCTTGAATTTGCTTACAGATATCACCAGAGGTACAAAATGGTTTTGTGGATCGGAGGGGAAAGCAGATATATTAGACAGAACTATCTGAATCTATGGTCATTTCTTGAAGTGGATGTAGGGGTTGAAAATTGCACAGACACAAGCAGGATTAAAAGCTTTGAAGAGCAGGAAGAGGCAGCCATATCTAGAGTTCGCAGACAGCTCATGAGAAACATACCATTTTTGGTAGTGATTGATAACTTGGAAAGTGAAAAGGATTGGTGGGATCACAAACTTGTTATGGATCTTCTTCCCCGTTTTGGCGGTGAGACACACATAATAATATCCACTCGCCTTCCTTCGTTGATGAACTTGGAGCCATTGAAACTTCCATACTTATCTGGGGCTGAGGCAATGACACTGATGAAGGGAAGTGAAAGAGAATACACAAATGCagaagaagatgatttacGGACTATTGAGGAGAAATTGGGACGCTCAACGTTAGGACTTGCAATTGTTGGTTCAATATTGTCTGAGCTACCCATAACTCCTTGTAAACTATTGGAGACCACCAGTAGAATGCCCTTAAAAGATTGGTCATGGAGTGGTAGGGAAACTCAATTTCTGAGAAGAAAcactttccttctccaactctTCGAGGTGTGTTTCTCAATTTTTGATCATGCAGATGGACCAAGAAGCTTGGCGACCAGAATAGTCCAGGCAAGTAGTTGGTTTGCACCAACTTCAATTCCAGTTACGTTATTGGCTCCAGCTGCTCACAAGATACCGGAAAAGCACCAAGCCACTTGGTTATGGAGACGGTTGGTGCATTCTTTAACTTGTGGTTTTACTTCATCATACACCAAAAGATCAGAAGCCGAAGCAACTTCCATGTTGTTAAGGTTCAGCATTGCCAGAAGCAGTACCAAACCTGACCATATCCATATCCATGAACTAGTCAGGCTATATGCTCACAAGAGAGGAGTCACCGGAGTCTCACAAGCCATGGTTCAATCTGTCATCAGCCGCGGATCAATAACGCAACACTCAGAGCATCTGTGGGCTGCATGTTTCTTGATATTTGGTTTTAGCCATGACCTTAAAGTCGTTGAGATTAAGGTGCCGGATCTATTGTACCTTGTCAAAGAAGTTGTCTTGCCTCTTGCAATCCGAACCTTCATCACATTCTCTCGTTGCAAGGCCGCTCTAGAACTCCTCCGCCTATGCACTAATGCACTGGAAGAAGCAGGAGAAGCATTGCAAGCCCCTGTTGAGAAATGGCTGGTGAAATCACTTTGTTGGCGGCCTATCCAGACCACTGCTCAGTTAAATCCTTACCTTTGGCATGAGGTTGCACTGTCAAGAGCCACATTGCTAGAAACCAGGGCAAAGCTAATGCTAAGAGGGGGACAGTTCGACATAAGTGACGACCTCATTAGGAAAGCCATTTTCATCAGAAGCTCAATTTCTGGTGACGATCACCCAGACACCATTGCTGCGTCAGAAACTCTTACCAAAATCACCAGGCTTCTTGCAAATGTTCAAATTCATACTTCTTCATAG